In one window of Hymenobacter nivis DNA:
- a CDS encoding DUF6624 domain-containing protein gives MKPFFIVLLAADFALPATAQTSPVLYPALSKTLDSLAFVDQRPMQEMMRGQTADSTKKRLVAEQYVNFARHQPVLEAIVKKCGYPGTKQVGETSAKNFFLLVQHADAYPVFQEKILKIMSAEVQRKNADNRSFAYLTDRVALNRGQPQTYCSQVEYKADGQPTPRNLLDPANVDKRRASIGMEPLEAYLAKIREMQQQSRQPKQK, from the coding sequence ATGAAACCCTTCTTTATCGTACTGCTAGCTGCCGATTTTGCGTTACCTGCCACGGCCCAAACGAGCCCGGTCCTATATCCGGCGCTCAGCAAAACGCTGGATAGCCTAGCCTTTGTGGACCAACGACCCATGCAGGAAATGATGCGCGGCCAGACGGCCGACAGCACCAAAAAGCGCCTCGTTGCGGAGCAATACGTCAACTTTGCCCGCCACCAGCCCGTGCTGGAAGCCATCGTAAAGAAATGCGGGTATCCAGGTACTAAGCAAGTGGGCGAAACCAGCGCCAAAAACTTCTTTCTATTGGTGCAGCACGCCGATGCATACCCCGTTTTTCAGGAGAAAATCCTAAAAATAATGTCGGCAGAGGTTCAACGTAAAAACGCAGACAACCGCAGCTTCGCCTACCTCACCGACCGGGTGGCCCTCAACCGCGGCCAGCCCCAGACCTACTGCTCCCAAGTGGAGTACAAAGCCGATGGCCAGCCCACGCCGCGCAACCTCCTCGACCCGGCCAATGTGGATAAGCGCCGCGCCAGCATCGGCATGGAGCCGCTGGAAGCCTACCTCGCCAAAATCAGGGAAATGCAGCAGCAGTCGCGCCAGCCCAAACAGAAGTAG
- a CDS encoding DUF3089 domain-containing protein yields MRLPHFVLPSHWAPRPARWWPLVLLVCAGCAGLLKPAHGFTAPAPTMGPDYAQESNWAALPTRRDSADALPRAAGLRDGQATAAADVFFIHPTTYYWRGSWNADVGNARLNRYTDRTTIFNQASVFNAAGRVYAPRYRQATLYSFFDKQGPDGQQALDLAYADVKAAFQYYLAYYNQGRPVIIAGHSQGATHAMRLLHDFFDNDPVLRKRLVAAYLIGCQAKTNEYQTIRPCPDSLATGCFVAWNTSERGFDYPPYYSLAATNPLTWTLDTLRADAARNRGGVGPNMKRVDAHVTDAQVHRGLLWITPPKVSGYPRFFLPGYPELRHSFHAADYSLFYMNIRENAAARVRAWEKGKK; encoded by the coding sequence ATGCGTTTGCCTCATTTCGTTTTGCCAAGCCACTGGGCCCCGCGCCCGGCCCGGTGGTGGCCCCTGGTTTTACTGGTTTGCGCCGGCTGCGCCGGCTTGTTAAAGCCCGCCCACGGGTTTACGGCCCCGGCCCCCACGATGGGCCCCGACTATGCCCAGGAAAGCAACTGGGCCGCCCTGCCCACCCGCCGCGACTCGGCTGATGCCTTGCCCCGGGCCGCCGGCCTGCGCGATGGCCAGGCCACGGCCGCCGCCGACGTATTTTTCATTCACCCCACCACCTACTACTGGCGCGGCAGCTGGAACGCCGACGTGGGCAACGCCCGCCTCAACCGTTACACCGACCGCACCACCATCTTCAACCAGGCCAGCGTGTTCAACGCGGCGGGCCGCGTTTACGCCCCGCGCTACCGGCAAGCCACGCTGTACTCGTTTTTTGATAAACAGGGCCCCGACGGCCAACAGGCCCTCGACTTGGCCTACGCCGACGTAAAAGCCGCTTTCCAATACTACCTCGCCTACTACAACCAGGGCCGGCCCGTCATCATTGCCGGTCACAGCCAGGGCGCCACCCACGCCATGCGCCTGCTCCACGACTTTTTCGATAACGACCCCGTGCTGCGCAAGCGCCTGGTTGCTGCCTACCTCATTGGCTGCCAGGCGAAAACTAACGAGTACCAAACCATCCGCCCCTGCCCCGATTCGCTGGCCACCGGCTGCTTCGTGGCCTGGAACACCTCTGAGCGCGGCTTCGACTACCCGCCCTACTACAGCCTGGCCGCCACCAACCCCCTCACCTGGACGCTCGATACGCTCAGGGCCGACGCCGCCCGCAACCGCGGCGGCGTCGGCCCCAACATGAAGCGCGTCGATGCCCACGTCACCGATGCCCAAGTCCACCGCGGTCTGCTCTGGATTACCCCGCCCAAAGTCAGCGGCTACCCCCGCTTTTTCCTCCCCGGCTACCCCGAGCTGCGCCACTCCTTCCACGCCGCCGATTACAGCCTGTTCTACATGAACATTCGGGAGAACGCAGCGGCGCGGGTGCGGGCATGGGAGAAAGGTAAGAAGTGA